Proteins encoded together in one Vigna angularis cultivar LongXiaoDou No.4 chromosome 5, ASM1680809v1, whole genome shotgun sequence window:
- the LOC108341474 gene encoding uncharacterized protein LOC108341474 has translation MDDLFDSSLNLEDTHYKEGYDEGHSHGLVAGKEEARQVGLKVGFEIGEELGFYRGCVDIWASALRLDPTCFSPRAKTIIGQMEELIGKYPLMDPENVQVQEIMDSLRIKFKLVCSSLHVKLEYSGYPKSSTEANDIQF, from the coding sequence ATGGATGACTTGTTTGATTCTTCGTTGAACTTGGAGGACACCCATTACAAGGAAGGCTACGATGAAGGCCACAGTCACGGCCTTGTCGCTGGCAAGGAAGAAGCCAGACAGGTTGGCCTCAAGGTTGGTTTTGAGATTGGAGAGGAGCTTGGTTTCTATAGGGGTTGTGTTGACATATGGGCTTCGGCACTTCGGCTTGATCCGACTTGTTTCTCTCCACGGGCCAAAACAATTATTGGCCAGATGGAGGAGTTGATTGGGAAATACCCTCTCATGGATCCGGAAAATGTACAAGTGCAAGAGATCATGGATAGCCTGAGGATCAAGTTCAAGTTGGTTTGTTCTTCTTTGCATGTCAAACTTGAGTATAGTGGCTATCCAAAGTCTTCTACAGAGGCCAATGATATTCAGTTTTGA